The genomic segment AGAAAGCCCACGAGCCCGCCTTCTGGACGCATGAGCAGCTTGGCGCGGGCAAGGCCGACTGCCCCGTGGTCGGGGTCGACTGGTTCGATGCCTACGCCTACGCGAAGTGGGCCGACAAGCGGCTGCCGACCGAGGCCGAGTGGGAGCGCGCCGCCCGCGGCACCGATGGCCGCATCTACCCCTGGGGGCCCGAGCCGCCCGAGAAAGGCTTCACCTTCCGCGCCAACTTCTACGGCACCCACCTGGGCGCCGATGGCTTCCCCTTTACCGCCCCCGTCGGCTCGTTCCCCCTGGGGGCCAGCCCCGTCGGCTGCCTGGACATGGCGGGCAATGTCGCCGAGTGGTGCGCCGACTGGTTTGCGCCGCTGCCGGCCGAAACGCGTCTGGTGAACCCCACCGGCCCCGCTCAGGGCACGGCCCGAGTGACCAAGGGCGGCGGGTGGAATCTGGGGGCGGACAGCCTGCGGAGCTTCAACCGCTGGCCGCTCGAGCCCCTGGGCAGAGCGTCGAACGTCGGCTTCCGCTGTGCGAAGGACATTCCGGTCGAGTCGCCCGCGCTGCCCGCCAAGTGAGGCCCCCGGCCCCCGCCTGCGCACACCTCCCCCCCGCCTACGAGGCCGCCGGCCCCGCCGGCGTGGTTCCATTAGTTATTGGCTGATATGCAGTTGCAGCGGAGGGCGGGCGGCTCTGGCGAGCCCCCTGTTGCACGTGGAACGCTGCCGGGTGTGCGGCGCCGCACACCGGTTAGCGGCCCATTCTGCCGCCCTTGCCCCTGGGCCCGTTTGGGCGGCGCTCGCGGTCCCAGTCCGGCCCATTCTTGACGAAGTTTTGCGCGGCCTCGTGCCAGGCGGCAGGGCCCGCGATCAGAAGCAGGTCATCGGCATGCTCGATGGCGAACGGCAGGCCGCTGGAGGCCGCCCACGGCCCACGCGCCGCATCGCGGCCCGCCTGGGCCAGCATCCGGCGGACCGGGCCGGCACCCTCGATGTTGTAGACCCGCGCCTCGAAGCTCTCGAACAGAGGCCGCCGCTCCGAGCGGACGAACAGCCAAGCCTCGTCGTACCAGCACCGCTCGGCCCTGAGCTGGTCGCCCAACTCGTTCGCCACGTCGGCCAGGGGGCGCTTCTCCGCCTTCAACGTCACCTTGATCTCGTTCAGCGCCTTGTCCCACGGGTCCACGTAGAAGCTCACCTTCGCCGCCGACGTCAGCGCCCACGCCGCCTCGGCGGGCGACACGCCGGAAACGTCCACGGTCACTTCGCCCACCGACTTGGGCGCGGCCCCGAGCGACCGGATGCCGAGGAACCCGACCTCGTAGGGCGCGTAGCTCACGAAGAGGTCCTCCATCGAGCGCTTGGGCTGAACCTTGCCCATCGCCCGCAGAAGGGCCAGCACCTCACGGTGGACGATAGCCGTCGCGGCCACCTTGAGCTTGCCCCTCTCGATCACCGCCTCGAAGGCGGGCAACGTGGCGCCATCTTCGCCCTTGCCGCGGATCGGGTGGATGCCGAACAGCACCTTCTTGATGAAGTTTACCAGGGCGTCGTCCTGCTCCTGGGTGGTC from the Planctomycetota bacterium genome contains:
- a CDS encoding SUMF1/EgtB/PvdO family nonheme iron enzyme; its protein translation is MTCRTPLAALLAASLLSLVPTGCILRPRAAEKPAAAAPLPKEIRNATDDSVLLLVPGGEGLMGLPSQPKRVTLKPFYMDRTEVTNAQYARFLAAVAKQGDEAWRHPDQPASKKAHEPAFWTHEQLGAGKADCPVVGVDWFDAYAYAKWADKRLPTEAEWERAARGTDGRIYPWGPEPPEKGFTFRANFYGTHLGADGFPFTAPVGSFPLGASPVGCLDMAGNVAEWCADWFAPLPAETRLVNPTGPAQGTARVTKGGGWNLGADSLRSFNRWPLEPLGRASNVGFRCAKDIPVESPALPAK